In the Malania oleifera isolate guangnan ecotype guangnan chromosome 1, ASM2987363v1, whole genome shotgun sequence genome, one interval contains:
- the LOC131143628 gene encoding uncharacterized protein LOC131143628, with translation METPLSTKRITRSQAKASANIKSNNSRKVEESEKDVAKSSRQRSGIQQQQQQQQQDRSALLDITNDSPIVGLAVKGGLMETPSSSLAKHRRIKQTPGSGEALLRGQVKTLLQKVEEEAELSKLPIEDGPVPHLKGFILNSPMGLLAPTPANTPNLGMEQCLKGTDTGSSSSLPSPPVVIDEQINIFQVVNGILDGEKQDVLDSQKSLTRSLLMDFSEKLEKSDSSDCSSVLTYQGGLDGESEGREKSPADDENASVWSIQVNASTCDDEEEEGLEQEEYEYFYEGDEEEEEEEDEGDDESELVDELCKGMNKMSVCDEKKFAGKHTRFVYDTDDEIIGREEAGEEESGASSAIGSSPGVLRLKGLPTPKGKHFRFPDGEEEEEEEKMAEEDK, from the exons ATGGAGACCCCACTGTCCACAAAGAGAATCACAAGATCACAGGCCAAGGCCTCGGCGAACATCAAAAGTAACAATAGCA GGAAGGTGGAAGAATCTGAGAAAGATGTGGCGAAATCATCAAGACAAAGAAGTGGGAttcagcaacaacaacaacaacaacaacaggaCCGATCGGCCCTTCTTGACATAACCAATGACTCGCCAATCGTGGGGCTTGCAGTGAAAGGAGGGTTGATGGAGACCCCATCATCCTCCTTGGCCAAACACAGGAGAATCAAGCAAACACCTGGATCAGGAGAAGCACTGCTCAGGGGTCAGGTCAAGACCCTCTTGCAGAAAGTGGAAGAAGAGGCCGAGCTTTCGAAACTCCCAATCGAAGACGGTCCCGTTCcccatcttaaaggcttcatctTGAACTCTCCCATGGGTCTTCTTGCCCCAACTCCGGCAAACACGCCCAATCTCGGCATGGAACAGTGTTTGAAAGGTACTGATACTGGGTCATCTTCATCCTTGCCTTCCCCTCCGGTCGTCATCGACGAACAAATAAATATTTTCCAG GTGGTTAATGGAATTCTTGATGGGGAGAAGCAAGACGTTCTTGACTCTCAGAAAAGTCTGACTCGGTCATTACTGATGGATTTCTCCGAGAAATTGGAGAAATCGGATTCATCGGACTGCTCCTCGGTTCTTACGTATCAAGGAGGACTAGATGGAGAGAGTGAGGGAAGAGAAAAGTCCCCAGCAGATGACGAGAATGCCTCAGTTTGGTCTATTCAGGTGAATGCTAGTACCTGcgatgatgaagaggaagaaggaCTAGAACAAGAAGAATACGAATATTTTTacgaaggagatgaagaagaagaagaagaagaagacgaaggtGATGATGAGAGTGAGTTGGTGGATGAATTGTGCAAGGGAATGAACAAGATGAGTGTGTGTGATGAGAAAAAGTTCGCTGGGAAGCACACACGGTTTGTGTATGACACTGACGATGAAATTATTGGTAGAGAAGAAGCAGGTGAAGAAGAAAGTGGGGCTTCTTCGGCCATTGGTTCTTCGCCGGGTGTTTTGCGGTTGAAGGGCCTGCCAACGCCGAAGGGAAAGCACTTTAGATTTCCTGATGgggaggaggaagaagaggaggagaagaTGGCAGAAGAAGACAAGTGA